The Planctellipticum variicoloris DNA window TTTGCGGCGCTGAACCGCGCTGATTTCTTCGGTGGTCAGAAACCCCCAGCGGAGGGCTTCATCCTGAATGTACTGTTTCCCGAGCGTGAGGGCCGTACGAGCCTTCTGGAGCTCCATCCCCAGATAGAAGGCGTGCTCGGCCGAGAGGGGGCCGATTTCGGCGAGCATGCGGTCGAAGACGTCGTAGGGATCGCCGCCGTGCCAGCAGCCGTCGCGGTTCAGAAGAAAGATCTCGCCCCGTTCGGCGAAGATGCGGAAGTTGGGATCGGTGATCTGACCGGCGAGTGTGCGGAGGTTGTCTTCACCCAGTTCGCGGAGCTTGGGATCGCGCAGCAGGACCAGCTCGCCCCCCCAGTGTTTGGGGAGGACCCGGTTGACGATGGCGTGGCGGACGAAGCGGCGGGCCAGGTCGAATTCGCGAACGGCGGTGCGGCCCCAGTTGATGACTTCGGTGGTCAGGATGCTGCCGATCCGGAGCTCTTCGCAGAAGGCGGCCAGGAGGAAGTTGACGCCGGCAGTGTCGACTTCTGTCAGTTCGGTGACGTTGCCGACGCCCATCAGCATGGCGGCGTCGGGATGAGACCGGCGGACGTCCTGATAGCGGGCCAGCGAGGCCGCAAAGCCGTAGCCAATCGGTTCGAGGATCGGATCGAGCCGGTACGGGCGACCGGCCGTGTGCAACGCGGCGGCGATGAGATCGAGCGAGGCGAGATCGGTGGGTTCGTCGGGAATGGCGACGAACTCGGCGGGAATGTCGATCGCCCAGTCGAGGTTGGTGTGATTGCAGCTCAGAACCAGTTCCGCGCCGGCTGCGACGGCGGCGGCGACTTCCTGGCGGTCGAAGCTGTCGATGGAAACTCGGTGACCTTCCGCGCGGAGGGCGCGGACGGCGGATGCGACATCGAGCCAGGATTCTCCGGGAACGCAGCCGAGGTCGATCAGATCCGCTCCGGACTGGCGGTAGTGATCCGCCTGCCGGAGCAGTTCGTCGAGAGCGAGCTGCGGGGCGTGATTGATCTCGGCGAGGATTTCGATGCTGTAATCGTTGAACGCGGGGAGCGGTCGGCGGGCGCGGCCGAAGTGCTGAGGCAGGTCGAAGAGATCGCGCGGCCCCAGTTCGAAGGGGACGCCGAAGCGTTCGGCGAGGGAATCAACGGACCCGCCGCACCAGCCCGGCAGGATGACGCGGGAGATGCCGGCGGGGACCGTCAATTTGCGGGCCAGCCAGGGGGACTGCATGAGGGCGGCGACAGTGATGCCGACGACGGCGATCTCGTAATCGAACCCCTGCTGCGCAGCGAGGGGCGCGACCACATCCTGCAGAGCAGGAGCGGCCAGCCGTCCGGTCACAAACAGGATTTTTTCGCGAGGCATTCCGGGGCGCCATCTGGCGGGAGTTGGTTCGATTGAGTTCAGCGAACGGCGCCGCCGTTGACGTTGATCACCTGCCCGGTGATGAAGCTGGCGTCGGCGCTGAGGAGAAAACGAGCATAGCGGGCGATGTCCTCGGGGGTTCCCCAGCGTTTGAGGGGAGTTTCCTGGAGCACGCGTTCCTGCCAGGCGTCGGAGGCGGTTTCGCCCCAGGCGGTTTTGATCCAGCCGGGGGCGATGCAGTTTACGCGGACGTGCGGGGCGAGGCTGACGGCGAGGGAACGGGTGAAGCCCATGATGGCATTTTTTGCAGCGGCGAAGAGTTCGCCGCTGTCTCCTTCCATGCCGCGATCAGCCTGATCCCAGCCGATCATCAGGATTGCTCCGCCGCGGGCATCCCGCATCCGGAGACCGATCGACTTCGCGAGTTCGAGAGCTGACTGCACATCGACCTGGAGCAGGAGTCGGAGTTTGTCTTCGAAGGACAGTTGGTTTTCCGGTCGGGTGAGGAGGTCGACGCCGGCGTTGTTGATCCAGAGATCGACTCCCCCCGTCAGATCCCAGGCTTGTTCTGCAAACCGTTTGACAGCAGTCGGTTCTGTGAAATCCGCCTGGAGGAGATGGGCGTTTGGGCCGAGCTGGCGGATCGAATCGGCGACTTTTTCTGCGGCCTCGCGGGAGCGGGAATAGTGGATCACGACATTGGCGCCGGCCCGGGCGATTTCGAGTGCGATGGCGCGGCCGATGCCTGAAGAGGCTCCGGTGACGACGGCGTTGAGTCTGGACAAATTTGCAAATTCTTGGATGTGAGGCACGTTTTTTTCCAACATCGGAGCATGTTGACGCGTCTATTGATGGGAGAAAACCGTCGGCGGCGTATTTATGACGCAGCGGCATTTGTTTTGCTCATTAGAGCGGAGAGAGCTCTCTCTGGCGATCGGCATCCGGTGCGGATGACCGATGCTGATCGCGTCGCTAGTCCTTATTTCTTAAGGAATTGTGTGTGATTACCCCTTTCGGGAATTCTCGACAGGGTCGTTGACTCTGCGGGTTCTGTGCGGCATAATGCCGCCGTCCTTCGTTCAAAAGAAGACTGCGGGCCCTACCGGTCTGCAATTTTGCCCATGATCGACCACATCGTCTCAATCTCATCTGTCTTTCGCTGTTCTGCGGTTTGGACCGTCGTAATGCTGCAGATGTAGTAGACGAGACTTCCGGCCCTGCGGCTGCCGGTCTCCGTCGCGACGTTCCAGTGATTTTCACCAGCCTCTTCCGAATTCACTGAGTCGCCAGCTTTTTGGAGCGAAAGCTCTGGGGGGCACGGAGTGCACATCAGCCGAGGTTGCTGCGAGAAATTCGAAGGATTCCCACAGTTGTCCGAACCAGGAACGGGTTTCGGTGGCAATGGAGAGGCCACTCCATCGCCGCCACCACCACCAGAGAGTGAGAAGCATATGGTTGCGAATGTCGCTGAACCAGTCGTTGAACGTACGGGTTCTTCTTTCCCCGAATTGTCGAATCAGCTCGAGAAAGATCTGGTTCAGGTCTTCAAACTGCTGTCGGACGAGACTCGTCTCCGCATTCTGATGTATCTGATGCGGGAGAACGAGATGCACGTGACGGCGCTGTGCGAGAAGCTCGGCCAGAGCCAGCCGGCGGTGAGCCATCACCTGGCGCTGCTGCGCGTGGCGGGGCTGATCGAAGCTCGCCGGGACGGGAAGCACAACTTCTATTCCGTGCGCGAGAAGCACTTCCACCGGATTATCGCGGAGCTGTTCCAGAGCATCAGCAGCGCCGACCAGGACGGAATCCGCTTCAAGGACTTCCTGCTGAAGCAGACGCCGTAGCCGACCTGCGGCTGACGAAAATGTCATTGAAGAGCGGCTCTTCGTGATTGCGGGGAGCCGCTTTTTTTGCGAGCGGACCGCTGTCGGGCTGCGATTGGGCGAGTCGCTTTTTTTGCGTTTCACGCTGTGGTACAACCGTCACAATTTTGCCCCCGTTCGATGCCTCCTGCCCGATGCGTGCCATGCCTGCTCCCGCCAAGCTCGCTCTCGCCGATGGAACCGTGTACTCCGGAAACGCCTTCGGGGCGTCAGGGGAGGTCTACGGGGAAGTCGTGTTCAACACCAGCATGACCGGGTATCAGGAGATCCTGACCGATCCCTCGTACTGCGGTCAGATCGTCACGATGACGTATCCGCTGATCGGCAACTACGGGGTGAACGCCGAGGATGTCGAGAGCGGCAAGCCTTTCATCCGCGGGTTCATCATCCGGGAGCTGTGCCAGATTCCGAGCAATTTCCGCTCGGAGCAGTCGCTGGACGAATATCTGAAGCAGGCCAACGTGATCGGCCTCGAAGGGATCGACACGCGGGCACTGGTCCGGCGGATCCGCAACGAGGGGGCCATGACCGGGGTGCTCTCGACCGTCGATCTCGACGACGCGTCGCTGATCCGCAAGGCCCAGGCGGCCCCGCAGATCGTCGGACAGGACCTCGTCCGGGAAGTCATGCCGGCTGCATCGTTCGAATGGAGCGAGCCGCTGTCGGATCTGGGTCGGCCGCCCGGCTCGAAGACGGACCTGCCGGGCGAGCCGCATGTGGTGGCGATCGACTACGGAATGAAGCGGAACATTCTGCGACATCTGCGGGATATGCACTGCCGGGTGACGGTGGTGCCTGGAACCGCGACTGCCGAGGAAGTGCTGGCTCACAATCCGGACGGGGTGTTTCTGTCGAACGGCCCGGGAGATCCGCGTCCGCTGACGTATGCGATCGAGACGATTCAGGGGCTGCTGGGGAAGGTGCCGGTGTTCGGGATCTGCCTGGGACATCAGCTCATGGGGCTGGCCTGCGGGGCGGAGATCTTCAAGCTGAAATTCGGTCATCGGGGCGGCAACCAGCCGGTGTTGAACAAGGCGACCGGGCGGGTGGAGATCACTTCGCAAAACCACGGTTTTGCGCTTTCGTCGGAGAATCTGCCGGACTGCCTGGAAGTGACGCATATCAACTTGAACGACCAGACGGTCGAAGGCCTGCGGCACAAGGAATTCCCGGCGTTCTGCGTGCAGTATCATCCGGAAGCGGCCGCGGGTCCGCACGACAGCAGCTATCTGTTCCGGCAGTTCCGGGAACTGATGACCGAGCCGGTCCCGGCGAATTGACGTCGACCGGCCTGTTCTGCCAGAATCTCGGCCCCGGCGCTTGTGCCGGGGCCTGTTTCATTCCTGGAACCGACGAAAATGCCAGCCGAACGTACGCTTGTCCTCCTGAAACCCGACGCCGTGGCCCGCCGGCTGTGTGGCGAGATCCTGGCCCGCTTCGAGCGGAAGGGGCTCAAGATTGCCGGCATGAAGATGC harbors:
- a CDS encoding DUF6513 domain-containing protein; its protein translation is MPREKILFVTGRLAAPALQDVVAPLAAQQGFDYEIAVVGITVAALMQSPWLARKLTVPAGISRVILPGWCGGSVDSLAERFGVPFELGPRDLFDLPQHFGRARRPLPAFNDYSIEILAEINHAPQLALDELLRQADHYRQSGADLIDLGCVPGESWLDVASAVRALRAEGHRVSIDSFDRQEVAAAVAAGAELVLSCNHTNLDWAIDIPAEFVAIPDEPTDLASLDLIAAALHTAGRPYRLDPILEPIGYGFAASLARYQDVRRSHPDAAMLMGVGNVTELTEVDTAGVNFLLAAFCEELRIGSILTTEVINWGRTAVREFDLARRFVRHAIVNRVLPKHWGGELVLLRDPKLRELGEDNLRTLAGQITDPNFRIFAERGEIFLLNRDGCWHGGDPYDVFDRMLAEIGPLSAEHAFYLGMELQKARTALTLGKQYIQDEALRWGFLTTEEISAVQRRKRHAAGAAESPAPQEPSPRCPPARS
- a CDS encoding SDR family NAD(P)-dependent oxidoreductase; protein product: MSRLNAVVTGASSGIGRAIALEIARAGANVVIHYSRSREAAEKVADSIRQLGPNAHLLQADFTEPTAVKRFAEQAWDLTGGVDLWINNAGVDLLTRPENQLSFEDKLRLLLQVDVQSALELAKSIGLRMRDARGGAILMIGWDQADRGMEGDSGELFAAAKNAIMGFTRSLAVSLAPHVRVNCIAPGWIKTAWGETASDAWQERVLQETPLKRWGTPEDIARYARFLLSADASFITGQVINVNGGAVR
- a CDS encoding ArsR/SmtB family transcription factor; translation: MVANVAEPVVERTGSSFPELSNQLEKDLVQVFKLLSDETRLRILMYLMRENEMHVTALCEKLGQSQPAVSHHLALLRVAGLIEARRDGKHNFYSVREKHFHRIIAELFQSISSADQDGIRFKDFLLKQTP
- the carA gene encoding glutamine-hydrolyzing carbamoyl-phosphate synthase small subunit, with amino-acid sequence MPAPAKLALADGTVYSGNAFGASGEVYGEVVFNTSMTGYQEILTDPSYCGQIVTMTYPLIGNYGVNAEDVESGKPFIRGFIIRELCQIPSNFRSEQSLDEYLKQANVIGLEGIDTRALVRRIRNEGAMTGVLSTVDLDDASLIRKAQAAPQIVGQDLVREVMPAASFEWSEPLSDLGRPPGSKTDLPGEPHVVAIDYGMKRNILRHLRDMHCRVTVVPGTATAEEVLAHNPDGVFLSNGPGDPRPLTYAIETIQGLLGKVPVFGICLGHQLMGLACGAEIFKLKFGHRGGNQPVLNKATGRVEITSQNHGFALSSENLPDCLEVTHINLNDQTVEGLRHKEFPAFCVQYHPEAAAGPHDSSYLFRQFRELMTEPVPAN